In one window of Candidatus Methylomirabilota bacterium DNA:
- a CDS encoding histidine--tRNA ligase produces MKFKGVRGAPDLLPQESARWQRVEAATRSLLQRYGYTEIRTPAFERTELFIRGIGEGTDIVEKEMYTFTDQGDVSLTLRPEGTAPVVRAYLEHQMAGQFPLVKVYYLGPMFRRERPQSGRYRQFHQIGVEAIGSDQPAVDAEVIDLLWALMVEECRIPDLQLRLNSIGDAACRPTIRDRLSRYMADRSSELCPDCQGRLKRNPLRIMDCKQEGCQRLVEEAPKPLESLCEACAAHFAEVRGLLDLLKIPYTIDKRLVRGLEYYTKTAFEVINPRLGAQNALAGGGRYDGLIEAMGGPSIPAMGFAVGLERVMASLPSVLEEGVLQGVYVATIGQAAQRTGMGLLQELRRHGIRGLMDLEARSLKGQMRQANKERVRYCLILGDEELRQGQATLRDMVKADQTSVALDQIVEHLMGLEGV; encoded by the coding sequence ATGAAGTTCAAGGGTGTACGGGGGGCGCCGGACCTCCTGCCTCAGGAGTCTGCGAGGTGGCAGCGCGTAGAAGCGGCAACTCGTTCGCTCCTGCAGCGCTACGGCTACACGGAAATCCGGACCCCCGCCTTCGAACGAACCGAGCTGTTTATCCGCGGCATCGGCGAGGGGACCGACATCGTCGAGAAGGAGATGTACACCTTCACCGACCAGGGTGACGTGAGTCTCACGCTTCGACCCGAAGGGACCGCGCCGGTTGTCCGAGCCTACCTCGAACATCAGATGGCTGGCCAGTTTCCCCTGGTGAAGGTCTACTACCTCGGCCCGATGTTCCGTCGGGAACGGCCGCAATCCGGACGCTACCGGCAGTTCCATCAGATCGGTGTAGAGGCGATCGGCTCCGACCAGCCGGCGGTGGATGCGGAGGTGATCGACCTCCTGTGGGCGCTCATGGTGGAGGAGTGTCGGATTCCCGATCTGCAACTTCGCCTGAACTCAATCGGTGATGCTGCGTGCCGGCCCACGATCCGGGATCGCCTCTCCCGCTATATGGCGGATCGGTCGTCGGAACTCTGTCCGGATTGTCAGGGGAGGCTGAAGCGCAATCCGCTCCGGATCATGGATTGCAAGCAGGAGGGCTGCCAGCGCCTGGTGGAGGAGGCGCCGAAGCCGCTTGAGAGCCTCTGTGAAGCCTGCGCCGCGCATTTCGCCGAGGTTCGGGGTCTGCTGGATCTCCTGAAGATCCCCTATACCATCGATAAGCGATTGGTTCGTGGCCTTGAGTATTATACGAAAACGGCCTTCGAGGTGATCAATCCCCGTCTCGGCGCTCAAAATGCCCTGGCCGGCGGCGGGCGCTATGACGGCCTGATCGAAGCGATGGGCGGGCCCTCTATCCCGGCAATGGGGTTCGCGGTGGGGTTGGAGCGGGTCATGGCCTCGCTTCCGTCGGTTCTGGAGGAGGGCGTCCTGCAAGGGGTCTACGTTGCGACCATAGGGCAGGCGGCGCAGCGGACCGGGATGGGGCTCCTGCAGGAATTGCGTCGTCACGGCATACGCGGCCTGATGGATCTCGAGGCGCGCAGCCTTAAGGGCCAGATGCGCCAGGCCAATAAGGAGCGAGTCCGGTACTGCCTGATCCTGGGCGACGAGGAACTGAGGCAGGGCCAGGCGACGCTGCGGGATATGGTGAAGGCGGACCAGACTTCCGTGGCGCTGGATCAGATCGTCGAGCACCTGATGGGACTGGAGGGGGTGTGA
- the glpX gene encoding class II fructose-bisphosphatase — protein sequence MDRNLALELVRATEMAAISSARWMGLGNPSAAEQAAIDAMRHAFDNVSFRGSIVIGKGEHGEAPTLYVGEVLGQGDALQVDIALDAVESGAIVAQGRPNAISVIAAAEKGSLRQVPDAHMEKIAVGPKAAGAIDITAPPEKNLRAIAEAMNCSVEDITVVILDRPRHAELVRQVRGIGARIKLIQDGDLSATIAVAFEGTGVDVLMGVGGAREGAIAATALQCIGGDMQGRLKPLTEEEAELALRMGIRDLGRVFTISDLTGGGEIDIMFAATGVTDGDLLKGVRFFGGGAQTHSLVMRSRSATIRFIESTLRFDRKTVS from the coding sequence ATGGACCGAAACCTGGCGCTTGAGTTAGTGCGGGCGACCGAGATGGCCGCCATTTCATCGGCTCGTTGGATGGGGTTGGGCAATCCGAGCGCGGCTGAGCAGGCTGCGATCGACGCCATGCGCCATGCCTTCGATAACGTCAGCTTCAGGGGTTCCATCGTTATCGGTAAGGGTGAGCACGGTGAGGCGCCAACCCTCTACGTCGGAGAGGTCCTTGGCCAGGGCGATGCCCTTCAAGTGGATATAGCGCTTGACGCCGTTGAAAGCGGGGCGATCGTGGCCCAAGGCCGACCGAATGCCATCTCCGTTATTGCCGCGGCTGAGAAGGGGTCGCTGCGCCAGGTGCCGGATGCCCATATGGAAAAGATCGCCGTCGGGCCCAAGGCCGCCGGGGCGATCGATATCACCGCCCCTCCCGAGAAGAACCTTCGCGCCATTGCTGAAGCAATGAACTGTTCCGTCGAGGATATCACGGTGGTCATCCTTGACCGACCTCGTCATGCCGAACTGGTGAGACAAGTCCGCGGAATCGGTGCGCGCATTAAACTCATTCAGGATGGCGACCTCTCCGCCACCATAGCGGTGGCATTCGAAGGGACAGGCGTCGATGTCCTCATGGGGGTCGGAGGGGCGCGAGAAGGCGCGATCGCGGCGACGGCGCTTCAGTGTATAGGAGGCGACATGCAGGGTCGCCTGAAGCCGCTAACGGAGGAGGAAGCAGAGCTGGCGCTGAGAATGGGGATCCGGGATCTGGGCCGGGTATTTACGATCTCCGATCTGACCGGCGGGGGAGAGATCGACATCATGTTTGCCGCAACCGGGGTCACCGATGGTGATCTCCTAAAAGGAGTGCGCTTCTTCGGCGGAGGAGCCCAGACCCACTCCCTTGTGATGCGCTCGAGATCCGCGACCATCCGCTTTATCGAATCAACCCTCCGTTTCGACCGGAAGACGGTTTCATAG